The Thunnus thynnus chromosome 1, fThuThy2.1, whole genome shotgun sequence nucleotide sequence CCTAAGTATGTACACTGAGGTTTTAGGGTAATCAAGACTATTGTAGCATgtgcacatttttttccccatttattaatctgttttgttttttttaaacaggtgtctttttttcttgtgtacATTTCAACATGGTCAgtatgcatttatgtgtgtgtgtgtgtgtgtggggaatTATTGCAACTAATATCTCAAGTTATGGCTACTTACCAAGAGAATCGATGAAGTCTTTGTTACTCTGGTAAAACTTTACATACGCTGCTAGTTTTGCACTCACAAAGATGGTTAATAGCTATAAAAACAAggggagaagagggagaaatgTTATTGTAAGACTCTTGCGTTAAATTACATCTGCATTTAAAAATCACATCTGTCCTTTTTGAATGTAGGTGTAAACCATTAATACCTTTAGAAATGCCAGTCTATTGACCCATCAAAACTCTAAGAAATTGTGCACACACCCTAgtcaaaaatagtttttaaattgTCTCAACCTGTTCAGCTGGTGATGTATTTACATTCCTGTTGCTCACTATTCAAGCTTATTAACTGGTCATCATTTTGATATTGAGCTGTGCTTTCTTTAACTGTCACTGACACTACATTTCAAAAGTGCAACTAAAACCCATCCCATCCCAACCCAAGAGGCTTCTACATCTGTGTGCGTCTACACATATAGCATGACAGGGTTGTCATAATGATTGATGGAACTTTTATTTTACCATGTcaattatgtattttaaatactTCACAGCACAAATCATCACACATTCTTCAGCACTCACGTCATGGATGAGTTCTCCCTCCAGAAAGCGTACAGGTTTCAGGGTGAGCAGGTGGTCAAACAAGAAGGTGTTGGGGTCTTTGAGAGCACGCACAATACATCTTAAGAGAAGGCACACAGAGGGATACATGTATGAGCGATGTACAGTAAATCAAGGCTTAATGACAAATGATAAACAAAGTCTTCAAAGTTACCTGTGGGCATCAACGCGTGCTTGTGAAGCATTGTCTTCTGTGTAACTTCCCAGCAGCTCAACCATCACTTTtgctgcaggctcactgtgAAATCATTAAATATATTGTTGAAAGTGTGATAATTTACTATAAgtacaattacaaaaaaaaacccaaaacaaaacaaaaaaacgtatttgcaacatttcaaacagaaaCTGGTAAATGTGTATCTCCACATATGAATTACATCACATGACCATAGCTCAGAtaggggaaaaagagaaaaacatgtacCTACCTTTTTTTGCAGTCCACCAGAGCTTCATACACCAGCCTCAAGAGAGTGTGCTTCTTCTCTGTATTCAGGTTCCAGTCAATAATCCACTTACGCACCTGATAGGAAGCACAAACATGTATTATGAGTttactgaaaagaaaatgcaaaatacaacATGTGTCCTTTAACATCTCTGCAGCTCGAGGTAAACAAAATACACTCTGAGACTGGTGTACTTATGGTCAGTGGTCGCAGCATGGTGAGTGAATATACCTGATCAAGGTCAGTGGGGATGAAGGCAATGGCATTGCAGGTAGCTGCCACTTTGATGAGGCTACAGAAGACAGTGTACCTCACTGGAGTATTCTCATCCATGCCATGGAACAAGTTACTCAGCCTGTACCATGAAAACATTTAGGAGATACTCAGTTTCAGTCTTTGAAGAAAGATGTGGGCTTTTCACACAGTTCTGTATAATTTTTTAAGacacaacagacaaaaataGGTGCAGCTGTGAAATActtaagggggaaaaaaggggatGGGACTCACAACTGCATCCTGAGGGAGGGTCTCTCTCCTTCACGGAACTTAACCAGTTTCTCACATAGACTCTCAATGAGAGCTTCTTGCTTCTCTGTCTCCAGGATCAACAGCAGAGACACAATGCTGTTCATCACACTCTCCACATCTGCAGAGGGATACAAAGAGGGAGTCATGAGTAATGAGAGAGACTGTATACATCCAGGAGTAATTTCAGAGTCAACTGCATTTGCTccatctgctgtgaaaaagctATACCATCTGTTGTGGTCTGATAAACCCTGGGTGAGAAACAGGCAtgttcttcatcatcatcacctacCTTTATCATCATCCTTGAGGCAGACATCGCACGCCTCAATGATCTGAGCCAGATCTACATGAAGTCCACCTTCAGAGTTCTCTTCTGAGATATCAGCCCCTTTGGACTTGATGTAGGCTCTCAGCTCTGAAGCCTGTGGACAGTAAATTAATTAGTGTTAATAgttaaataaaaccaaattttACAAAAAGAGATCCTAACTTCACACATGCAATAGTGAgtaattttttacttttaggaAGGCAGGTAGCTACTTTAAATGTACAAATACGTTTTCCACGGTATGTTTTTGCATATAAATATTACCCTGTCTTCTGTTTTgaatcacaaaaatatttgcTAATATCAGATAATCTGAATAAAAAAGAACTAATTCTTTTACAACCAAGTCAGTAGCTTTAGTTGTATAGCAAGCAGGCTGCTGTGAGTGTCTTCTTTTACGTCTTTGTTTATTTAGATGTCCAGCTAAGCAGCTAGCAAAGTTAGCTAACCAACAACATTGATAACATCTGACAACGTTGCTCGTGAATATAGCAGGCTAAAATGACAAAGAACTAGTATTTTCAACCAATTTAGATGCAGAGGGTTCAACGAAAAACTTCATAACACCTTTACACACATATGCTAAGTTACTTCATAATGTCTCATAGTCAGCATGAAGCTAACAGTCAGCATGTAAGTTACCCATCAGCAGCTACGAACGGTTAGCATCTTGGCTAGCTGGCATGCTATCTTATGTGGTTGGATGGTACTCGTTTATCAAGTTGTCCACcgagaaacacaacaaaacaggagcTTTTAAAGTTAAAGGTCGTACCTGGTCCTCTTCCGTTATATCGATGAATGCCGGGACGCTCATTTTCGGTGATTTTGTGAGCCTAGATGATGGAATCCACGCTCCCACCGCTTCTGAAACCTGAGCGGAAAAGAAAAGGCAGCAGTGCCGGTGAGACACTTGCTATTCCGGGTCATGCTGTTAAAGCCACAGTAGCCCAAATTCTGGTCGCGTCTAGATGGTAACACTAGATTTGCGAAACTCTCGCGAGCCGCTTCAAAATATACTTGTCTCGCTGTTTTATGGGGTTttattaggtttaggcacaaaaaccaatggggttagggaaagatcgtggtttgggttaaatAATCACGAAaggtggtgtgggttaaagttactacttccttacaTATCTCGCGAGAGTTTtgcaaatctagggttaccatctaGACACGACCCCAAATTCTGCTATTGAAGGATGTCTAATGACAGTGCTTCAACATGAAGGCCGTCTCCTTATATTGTCACTCGTAAAaattatgtgtaattaaaaaaaacccctcacCACTATTATGACCATAAATTGTGGGAATTTAATGTAGAATCTGATATTTGCACATTTGTGATCTTTGATTTAACATTGTTCATTACATTAACACAACctgttaattattattatatatattatattgttaattatataataataatgataataatgatgatgatgataataatgataatgataataataataataataataataataataataataataataataataataataataattattattattattattattattattattattattattgttgttgttgttgttgttgttgttgttgttgttattgttattattaatcatcatcatcatcatcatcatattttattgtattacttaattttgtgtatatttttgactgttatgcaccacaacaccaaggcaaattccttgtatgtgcaaacttacttggcaataaa carries:
- the eif3m gene encoding eukaryotic translation initiation factor 3 subunit M → MSVPAFIDITEEDQASELRAYIKSKGADISEENSEGGLHVDLAQIIEACDVCLKDDDKDVESVMNSIVSLLLILETEKQEALIESLCEKLVKFREGERPSLRMQLLSNLFHGMDENTPVRYTVFCSLIKVAATCNAIAFIPTDLDQVRKWIIDWNLNTEKKHTLLRLVYEALVDCKKSEPAAKVMVELLGSYTEDNASQARVDAHRCIVRALKDPNTFLFDHLLTLKPVRFLEGELIHDLLTIFVSAKLAAYVKFYQSNKDFIDSLGLSHEQNMAKMRLLTFMGMAVEFKEISFDTMQQELQIGADDVEAFVIDAVRTKMVYCKIDQTQRKVVVSHSTHRTFGKQQWQQLVDSLTSWKANLAAVKSSLQALSPSA